One segment of Corynebacterium atrinae DNA contains the following:
- a CDS encoding DNA polymerase III subunit delta', translating to MVRVNSSPSSVADRLADTPGVRDTVLQAAGAARAKARGEVTDLGHAMSHSWVITGPPGSGRSNAAVAFAAALVCTDATELGCGRCQACRDVFADAHTDVVHIVPTELSISIESMRRVRQEAARMPTISPWRIIIIEDADRLSEPAADALLITVEEPPEHTVILMCAPSIDPQDFSPTLRSRCRHLYIPFPSVDEIVRILTEDTGASLDDAHLAAVTSLRHIGRARRLVTDPNNQKRRASILNLSELIFHRDEAFKASLQFIRAVEKQVKEELEEENARELAELERALGKGGRGKGTQRALDGSASMIKDLEKKQKARKTRRTRDPLDLALVDLTGLYRDALMIRTGANVPLTHPDFEPLSREISGQVSEPGLVACMDAIAACREHIHTNVTPVIAFDGMIGRIRQACQVS from the coding sequence CTGGTGCGCGTGAATAGTTCTCCCTCCTCCGTCGCCGACCGCCTCGCCGATACCCCAGGCGTTCGCGACACCGTCCTCCAGGCCGCGGGCGCCGCCCGGGCAAAGGCCCGCGGTGAGGTAACAGACCTGGGGCACGCGATGTCTCATTCCTGGGTCATCACTGGTCCCCCCGGCTCCGGACGCTCCAACGCGGCTGTCGCCTTCGCCGCCGCGCTGGTGTGCACCGATGCCACGGAGCTGGGCTGCGGCCGCTGCCAGGCTTGCCGAGACGTCTTCGCCGATGCCCACACCGACGTCGTTCACATCGTGCCCACTGAACTATCAATCAGCATCGAATCCATGCGTCGCGTCCGCCAGGAAGCCGCCCGCATGCCCACGATCTCCCCGTGGCGCATCATCATCATCGAAGACGCCGATCGCCTCTCCGAGCCCGCCGCCGACGCCCTCCTCATAACCGTCGAGGAACCGCCGGAGCACACCGTCATCCTCATGTGCGCCCCCTCCATCGACCCCCAAGACTTCTCCCCGACATTGCGGTCCCGCTGCCGCCACCTCTACATCCCGTTCCCCTCGGTGGACGAAATCGTTCGCATCCTCACCGAAGACACCGGTGCATCGCTTGACGACGCCCACCTAGCCGCCGTCACCTCCCTCCGACACATCGGACGCGCCCGCCGACTCGTCACCGATCCGAACAACCAAAAGCGCCGCGCCAGCATCCTCAATCTCTCCGAGTTGATCTTCCACCGCGACGAAGCCTTCAAAGCCTCCCTCCAGTTCATTCGAGCCGTAGAAAAGCAGGTCAAGGAAGAACTGGAAGAAGAAAACGCCCGCGAACTCGCCGAGCTTGAACGCGCACTCGGCAAAGGCGGACGCGGCAAAGGAACCCAACGCGCCTTGGACGGCTCCGCTTCCATGATTAAGGACCTGGAAAAGAAACAAAAGGCCCGCAAAACCCGCCGCACGCGCGACCCCCTCGACCTCGCCCTCGTCGACCTCACTGGCCTCTACCGCGACGCCCTCATGATCCGCACCGGAGCTAACGTCCCCCTAACCCACCCCGACTTCGAACCCCTCTCCCGTGAAATCTCTGGGCAAGTCAGCGAACCCGGCCTCGTCGCCTGCATGGACGCCATCGCCGCGTGCCGAGAACACATCCACACCAACGTCACTCCCGTCATCGCCTTCGACGGCATGATCGGCCGCATCCGCCAAGCCTGCCAAGTCTCCTGA
- a CDS encoding NAD-dependent epimerase/dehydratase family protein → MNTLVTGGAGFIGSHLVDLLIAEGHDVVVIDNLSHGKLANLEEAQATGHLTFLEADLLDVDFDAVVEKHQPEVIFHLAAQIDVRESVADPLHDAQTNILATIRLAEAARRHGVRKVVHTSSGGSIYGMPNQFPVDESVPVDPHSPYAASKVAGEIYLNTFRHLYDVDCSHIAPANVYGPRQDPHGEAGVVAIFSQRLLAGEPTRVFGGGNNTRDYVFVGDVVRAFYLASGEKGSGMRFNIGTSMETSDRELHSLVAQAAGAEDNPEFAPARLGDVPRSALSYARAQEVLGWEPLTPIADGVAQTVEYFRTH, encoded by the coding sequence ATGAACACTCTTGTCACCGGCGGCGCCGGCTTCATCGGATCCCACCTGGTTGATCTGCTTATTGCGGAGGGCCACGACGTGGTGGTCATCGATAATCTCTCCCACGGCAAGCTCGCCAACCTGGAAGAGGCGCAGGCGACCGGGCATCTCACCTTCTTGGAAGCTGACCTGCTGGACGTTGACTTTGACGCGGTCGTCGAGAAGCATCAGCCGGAGGTGATTTTCCACCTGGCGGCCCAGATCGATGTGCGGGAGTCGGTTGCGGATCCGCTGCATGATGCGCAGACGAATATCCTCGCGACCATTCGTCTCGCTGAGGCAGCTCGCCGCCACGGCGTGCGCAAGGTGGTTCACACTTCTTCCGGCGGTTCGATTTATGGCATGCCTAATCAGTTCCCCGTCGATGAGTCGGTGCCGGTGGATCCCCATTCCCCCTACGCGGCGAGCAAGGTGGCGGGGGAAATTTACCTCAACACTTTCCGCCACCTCTACGACGTCGACTGCTCGCACATCGCGCCCGCCAACGTTTATGGCCCGCGCCAAGATCCTCACGGTGAGGCTGGCGTCGTAGCCATCTTCTCCCAGCGCCTGCTTGCCGGGGAGCCGACCCGGGTGTTTGGCGGGGGTAACAACACCCGCGACTACGTCTTCGTCGGCGATGTCGTGCGTGCCTTCTACCTGGCATCGGGGGAGAAGGGCTCGGGGATGCGCTTCAACATCGGTACCTCGATGGAAACCTCTGACCGGGAGCTGCACTCGCTCGTGGCCCAGGCGGCAGGGGCGGAGGATAACCCGGAATTCGCTCCGGCTCGCCTAGGCGACGTGCCTCGTTCAGCCTTGTCCTATGCGCGAGCTCAGGAGGTGCTCGGTTGGGAGCCCCTGACCCCGATTGCGGATGGTGTCGCGCAGACGGTGGAGTACTTCCGTACCCACTAA
- a CDS encoding S-(hydroxymethyl)mycothiol dehydrogenase, translating to MSTTVTGIIARTKGAAVETTEIVIPDPGPHDVVVAIQACGVCHTDLAYRDGDIADEFPFLLGHEAAGVVEEVGEQVTHVQPGDFVILNWRAVCGECRACLKGEPKYCFNTHNASKKMTLTDGTELSPALGIGAFAEKTLVHEGQCTKVNPEEDPAAAGLLGCGIMAGLGAAVNTADIQRGESVAVFGLGGVGMAAIAGAKLAGATTIIGVDIDPRKLELAKEFGATDTINSSDFSGEGEDNGVVAKVRELTGGFGADVTIDAVGIMPTWQQAFYSRDHAGRMVMVGVPNLTSRIDVPAIDFYGRGGSVRPAWYGDCLPERDFPTYVDLHLQGRFPLGNFVSERIGLNDVEEAFATMKAGDVLRSVVVL from the coding sequence ATGAGCACCACTGTTACCGGGATCATCGCGCGCACCAAGGGCGCAGCGGTAGAGACAACAGAGATTGTCATCCCCGATCCGGGTCCCCATGACGTCGTCGTCGCCATTCAGGCGTGCGGCGTCTGCCATACGGACCTGGCGTATCGGGACGGCGACATCGCTGACGAGTTCCCCTTCCTCCTCGGGCATGAGGCCGCAGGCGTGGTGGAAGAAGTTGGAGAGCAGGTCACCCACGTGCAGCCGGGAGACTTCGTCATCCTCAACTGGCGCGCAGTGTGCGGTGAGTGCCGGGCGTGCCTTAAGGGTGAGCCGAAGTACTGCTTTAACACCCATAACGCGTCGAAAAAGATGACGCTGACTGATGGCACGGAGCTCAGCCCCGCCCTCGGCATCGGGGCTTTCGCGGAGAAAACCCTTGTCCACGAGGGGCAGTGCACCAAGGTCAATCCAGAGGAGGATCCGGCCGCGGCAGGCCTGCTCGGGTGCGGCATCATGGCTGGGTTGGGTGCGGCGGTCAACACTGCCGATATCCAGCGCGGCGAATCGGTGGCGGTCTTCGGTCTCGGCGGGGTCGGCATGGCAGCGATCGCGGGTGCGAAGCTGGCGGGTGCGACGACGATCATCGGCGTGGACATCGATCCCCGCAAGCTGGAGCTGGCGAAGGAGTTCGGTGCCACCGACACCATCAATTCCTCCGACTTCAGCGGTGAGGGGGAAGACAACGGGGTCGTGGCCAAGGTCCGCGAGCTCACCGGAGGCTTCGGCGCCGATGTGACTATCGACGCCGTGGGCATCATGCCCACCTGGCAGCAGGCGTTCTACTCCCGCGACCATGCTGGTCGCATGGTCATGGTCGGCGTCCCCAACCTCACTTCGCGTATCGACGTCCCCGCCATCGATTTCTACGGCCGTGGCGGCTCGGTGCGTCCGGCCTGGTACGGCGATTGCCTGCCGGAACGTGACTTTCCCACCTACGTCGACCTGCACCTGCAGGGCCGTTTTCCCCTGGGCAACTTCGTCTCCGAGAGGATTGGCCTCAACGATGTCGAGGAGGCCTTCGCCACCATGAAAGCCGGCGACGTCCTGCGATCGGTGGTGGTCCTCTAA
- a CDS encoding glycosyltransferase family 2 protein — protein sequence MEQFQDTWLVIPCYSEGTVIQDVIENARKTFPNIVAVNDGSPDDSAEKIMAGGAHLVNHPVNLGQGAGIQTGIEYARKQPGAKYFVTFDADGQHQVKDVVRMVERLRTEPLDIVVGTRFGRPRAADDQVPWIKRLVLKTVVMLSPTTRRLGLSDAHNGLRAFNKKVADEMNIRMNGMSHASEIVSMISDKHWRVAEEPVDILYTEYSMSKGQSLINGVNILADGMLSRRL from the coding sequence GTGGAGCAATTTCAAGACACCTGGCTGGTCATCCCGTGTTATAGCGAGGGCACCGTGATTCAGGATGTCATCGAGAACGCGCGGAAGACGTTTCCCAACATCGTCGCCGTCAATGACGGCTCCCCCGATGATTCCGCCGAGAAGATCATGGCGGGCGGCGCTCACCTGGTCAATCACCCCGTGAACCTGGGCCAGGGCGCCGGTATTCAGACCGGCATCGAGTACGCACGCAAGCAACCCGGAGCGAAGTACTTTGTCACCTTCGACGCCGACGGGCAACACCAGGTCAAAGATGTGGTCCGCATGGTGGAGCGCCTGCGCACCGAGCCCTTGGACATCGTCGTGGGCACCCGCTTCGGTCGCCCCCGCGCGGCGGACGATCAGGTGCCGTGGATCAAGCGCCTCGTGCTCAAAACCGTTGTCATGCTCTCCCCCACCACGCGCCGCCTCGGACTGTCGGATGCGCATAATGGTCTGCGTGCCTTCAACAAAAAGGTCGCCGACGAAATGAATATCCGCATGAATGGCATGTCCCATGCGTCCGAGATCGTCTCGATGATCTCGGACAAGCACTGGCGCGTGGCCGAGGAGCCAGTCGATATTCTTTACACTGAGTATTCGATGAGCAAGGGCCAATCCCTCATCAACGGCGTGAACATTTTGGCCGACGGCATGCTTTCCAGGAGGCTTTAA
- a CDS encoding lysoplasmalogenase family protein, which translates to MSVNYMVSHTRAGVDALVASLVAATEEPERLVYLGVGKLNVISKLLGWTRADRAVTQVVMPALAGSVLRHGSSPVLLAGLAGGWVGDRAKLVPPDRTPVWGLCGIAANHAAYAVELHRRGARPSISRSGLRAAAWATGVGLASWRKKELIAPATIAGAFVCATSTLADDPALQDGSTPAKGLGHGGNLLLVAEGMALLRETLLTGDSAAHRAVDAAMRAGQIIGHLLIVDGLTRD; encoded by the coding sequence ATGTCGGTGAACTACATGGTCAGCCATACCCGCGCGGGTGTGGACGCTCTCGTCGCCTCCTTGGTGGCCGCGACCGAGGAACCGGAGCGCCTGGTCTACCTCGGGGTGGGAAAGCTCAACGTCATCTCGAAACTTCTGGGCTGGACCCGCGCTGATCGGGCGGTGACGCAGGTGGTGATGCCGGCCCTCGCCGGCTCGGTGCTTCGCCACGGGTCGTCGCCGGTGTTGCTGGCCGGACTGGCGGGCGGCTGGGTGGGTGACCGGGCCAAGCTCGTCCCGCCGGACCGGACACCGGTGTGGGGATTGTGCGGTATTGCGGCGAACCACGCGGCCTACGCGGTGGAGCTACATAGGCGAGGGGCGCGGCCGTCGATAAGCAGAAGCGGCCTGCGTGCCGCGGCGTGGGCCACCGGCGTGGGGCTGGCCAGCTGGCGGAAGAAGGAGCTTATTGCTCCGGCGACTATCGCTGGAGCTTTCGTGTGCGCGACGTCCACCCTGGCCGATGACCCCGCCCTGCAGGATGGCAGCACCCCGGCGAAGGGGCTGGGGCATGGGGGAAACTTGCTGCTGGTCGCAGAAGGTATGGCGTTGCTGCGGGAGACCCTGCTTACGGGGGATTCGGCTGCACATCGAGCAGTCGATGCCGCCATGCGGGCCGGGCAGATCATCGGCCACCTGCTCATCGTCGACGGGTTGACCCGAGACTAA
- a CDS encoding MBL fold metallo-hydrolase: protein MSTLRIDHVETTGIFALDGGEWQVDNNIWLVGDDSEVYIIDAAHDAAPIIEAVGRRKVKGILCTHGHNDHITVAPELSERLDAPILLHPGDLMLWQDTHPGLEPETMHDGQVFHIAGTDMQVLNTPGHSPGSCCLYLPEAGELFSGDTLFQGGPGATGRSYSSFDTIIESLQRSVLDLPPETIVRTGHGDHTTVGAEAPHLEEWIRRGH, encoded by the coding sequence ATGAGCACCCTGCGCATTGATCACGTGGAAACCACCGGCATCTTCGCCCTCGACGGCGGCGAATGGCAGGTGGACAACAACATCTGGCTCGTCGGCGACGACTCCGAGGTCTACATTATCGACGCCGCGCACGACGCCGCCCCGATCATCGAGGCGGTCGGCAGGCGCAAGGTCAAGGGCATCTTGTGCACCCACGGGCACAACGATCACATCACCGTCGCCCCCGAGCTGTCCGAGCGTCTCGACGCCCCGATACTCCTGCATCCCGGCGATCTCATGCTGTGGCAGGACACCCACCCCGGCCTCGAGCCGGAAACCATGCACGACGGCCAGGTGTTCCACATCGCAGGCACCGACATGCAGGTGCTCAACACCCCTGGTCATTCCCCGGGTTCCTGTTGCCTCTACCTCCCCGAGGCTGGAGAGCTCTTCTCCGGAGACACCCTCTTCCAGGGTGGCCCGGGCGCGACGGGGCGCAGCTACTCCTCCTTCGACACCATCATCGAGTCACTGCAGCGCTCCGTGCTTGATCTACCGCCCGAGACGATCGTGCGCACCGGCCACGGCGACCACACCACCGTCGGCGCGGAGGCCCCGCACCTCGAAGAGTGGATCCGGCGGGGTCACTAG
- a CDS encoding lysoplasmalogenase family protein, translating to MSFRSAFWAASAGYVLARAIDVPTLQRVAKPLVVPLLAADVLPRFQRRERPLAAAGLLGGWVGDVILLNDVRLAPAAATFAVNHGAYQVLLWHRGARPRLGAVALRAIPLAAVSWLGRDRLSLVLSYGGMVAATSALAADPVLRGRRVALGANLFLLSDALIFARSELDLPDDTVGRGVDVAVAVTYVLAQKFLADGLSWGPCR from the coding sequence ATGTCCTTCCGGAGTGCGTTCTGGGCGGCCAGTGCTGGCTACGTCCTCGCCCGCGCCATCGACGTGCCCACGCTCCAGCGAGTGGCCAAACCGCTGGTCGTGCCACTGCTGGCGGCGGATGTCCTCCCGCGCTTCCAGCGCCGGGAACGCCCGCTCGCTGCGGCCGGCCTGCTAGGAGGGTGGGTCGGCGATGTCATCTTGCTTAACGACGTCCGCCTCGCCCCCGCCGCAGCCACCTTCGCCGTCAATCACGGCGCCTACCAGGTGTTGCTGTGGCACCGCGGCGCCCGGCCACGCCTGGGAGCGGTGGCGCTGCGCGCCATCCCGCTGGCGGCGGTGTCCTGGCTGGGCCGCGATCGCCTCAGCCTCGTGCTCAGCTACGGCGGCATGGTCGCCGCGACCTCGGCATTGGCGGCCGACCCGGTACTGCGGGGCCGGAGAGTAGCCCTCGGGGCGAACCTGTTCCTGCTGTCCGATGCGCTTATCTTTGCCCGCTCGGAACTCGACCTCCCCGATGACACGGTGGGGAGGGGAGTCGACGTCGCCGTCGCCGTGACATATGTCCTCGCCCAAAAGTTCCTCGCCGACGGCCTATCCTGGGGTCCATGTCGGTGA
- a CDS encoding adenylate/guanylate cyclase domain-containing protein — protein sequence MSRLLRAIKWLWGTSWPLYATLVLASNVLGALAIMLFIRFLIPMPEVHNFTHKVPYIEAIGLGYLVFAVVVGMAATLVLFRPVLDWQRHPEAHDPNMVRNLVMRIPGYQALVCAVVWGIGIAIAVAVAASSSGRLALVIGVATVLAGMVVVLLTYLEAERLVRPIATEALARRFEDSTLEPPITQRLRLTWIMTTAVPVVGILLLALAQQAGFFMGNAGELIPAIVALSLTALVTGFVGTTFAIMSVVDPILELQEAINRVRRGDTNAEVDIYDGSEMGVLQAGFNEMMRGLKERQRVRDIFGRYVGAEVAKRALEERPTLGGEDRKVAVLFVDVIGSTTFAVNHSPEEVVEELNKFFEHVVKVVHRNKGIINKFQGDAALAVFGAPLQLSDATSHALTAARELRQELKGMTLQAGIGVAAGHVVAGHIGGSDRFEYTVIGDAVNTAARLTELAKDTDGRVLTNATTLRGANEAEQARWTIMKSVELRGRREMTQLARPIRATMADRS from the coding sequence ATGAGTCGACTGTTACGAGCCATCAAGTGGCTGTGGGGGACCTCGTGGCCCCTGTATGCCACGCTGGTCTTGGCCTCGAACGTTCTCGGCGCCCTGGCGATCATGCTTTTTATCCGCTTCCTCATCCCCATGCCAGAGGTGCACAACTTCACACATAAGGTCCCTTACATCGAAGCCATCGGGTTGGGGTATTTGGTGTTTGCCGTCGTGGTGGGCATGGCCGCCACCCTGGTGTTGTTCCGCCCGGTGCTGGACTGGCAGCGCCACCCCGAGGCACATGACCCGAATATGGTCCGCAACCTCGTCATGCGCATTCCCGGTTATCAAGCGCTGGTATGCGCTGTCGTGTGGGGAATTGGCATTGCCATTGCGGTGGCTGTCGCCGCGAGTTCGAGTGGGCGTCTGGCACTGGTTATTGGTGTGGCGACGGTGCTGGCTGGCATGGTCGTCGTGCTACTTACGTATCTCGAGGCCGAGCGTCTTGTTCGCCCCATCGCCACCGAGGCGCTGGCGCGTCGTTTCGAGGATTCCACCTTGGAGCCGCCGATTACTCAGCGCCTGCGCTTGACGTGGATCATGACTACGGCGGTGCCGGTCGTCGGAATCCTCCTGTTGGCCCTCGCGCAGCAGGCGGGGTTTTTCATGGGCAACGCCGGTGAGCTCATTCCGGCGATCGTGGCTCTGTCGTTGACGGCGCTAGTCACTGGGTTTGTCGGTACGACCTTCGCCATCATGAGCGTCGTCGACCCCATCCTCGAGCTGCAGGAGGCCATCAATCGGGTCCGACGCGGTGACACCAACGCGGAGGTAGATATTTACGACGGCTCGGAAATGGGTGTCCTGCAGGCCGGCTTCAACGAGATGATGCGTGGACTGAAGGAACGCCAACGTGTGCGCGACATTTTCGGCCGCTACGTCGGCGCGGAGGTAGCCAAGCGCGCGTTAGAGGAGCGTCCCACCCTTGGCGGCGAGGACCGCAAGGTCGCGGTGCTGTTTGTCGACGTCATCGGCTCCACTACCTTCGCCGTCAATCACTCCCCGGAGGAGGTCGTCGAGGAGTTGAACAAGTTCTTCGAGCATGTGGTGAAGGTGGTGCACCGCAACAAGGGCATCATCAACAAGTTCCAGGGCGACGCCGCACTCGCCGTCTTCGGCGCTCCACTACAGCTTTCCGACGCCACGTCCCACGCGCTCACCGCCGCCCGCGAGCTCCGCCAAGAACTCAAGGGCATGACCCTGCAGGCGGGAATCGGCGTCGCTGCCGGCCATGTCGTCGCCGGGCATATTGGCGGCTCGGATCGCTTCGAGTACACCGTCATTGGCGACGCCGTCAACACCGCCGCCCGTCTCACCGAGCTGGCGAAAGACACCGACGGCCGGGTGCTCACCAACGCCACGACACTGCGCGGTGCCAACGAAGCTGAGCAGGCCAGGTGGACGATAATGAAGTCGGTGGAGCTGCGCGGGCGGCGGGAGATGACTCAGCTGGCCCGACCGATCCGCGCCACCATGGCGGACCGTTCCTAA
- a CDS encoding AMP-binding protein, which translates to MFSLSRLRESASTARALGEFVPSVLRSRIVSLHGSAATILSTPAVLARYWFTTAREVEQGHITTPHRLALIDDDGELTYRQLRDNSHTVARHLLSLGLDEIRLGVMARNGRGIIYPLAAKGYAGAAIYLLNVGSSPEQLSGCLEENDINVLVIDEEFVDRLNTSLIDARGIHIIIAHHTSPSPAYPSLADIVTHPWDTSGVSLPAFPKHGPIVLMSSGTSGIPKGVIRPEPRLPLVLAGILKKIPWRADIRLQLHASIFHTWGWGALNIALAARGTIVTHRVFDPEQVLRDIDTHQLEAMVTSPVFLKQILEVDDNDRYDTSHLEFIVSSGHALTPHLVEETIERFGPILCNVYGSTELTLASVASAEEIAADPTTSGEIATGTTLKILDDHGDEVPTGTPGRIYLRNSTTLVGYSNPDIPIDHAHGLVSIGDIGYLDDTGHLRVLGRADDMIIVGGENVYPRSVDNILDALPGIADVYSGGVPDDATFQRIAVWVVRDDNPEGTALTDDAIRAHVRDNLAEHSIPRDVHFMDELPRNETGKVVPRLLP; encoded by the coding sequence GTGTTTAGCCTTAGCCGCCTCCGCGAATCGGCCTCCACCGCCCGAGCCCTCGGCGAGTTTGTCCCCTCCGTTCTCCGCTCCAGAATCGTCAGCCTTCACGGCAGCGCGGCGACAATACTCTCCACCCCGGCGGTCCTGGCCCGATACTGGTTCACCACCGCCCGCGAGGTAGAGCAAGGCCACATCACGACCCCCCATCGCCTCGCGCTCATCGACGACGACGGCGAGCTCACCTATCGCCAGCTCCGCGACAACTCTCACACCGTCGCCCGCCATCTCCTCAGCCTCGGGCTCGACGAGATCCGCCTCGGAGTCATGGCCCGCAACGGCCGCGGCATCATCTACCCCCTCGCCGCGAAGGGCTACGCCGGCGCCGCTATCTACCTCCTCAACGTCGGCTCCTCCCCCGAGCAGCTCTCCGGCTGCCTGGAGGAAAATGACATCAACGTCCTCGTCATCGACGAGGAATTCGTCGACCGGCTCAACACCTCGCTTATCGACGCCCGCGGCATCCACATCATCATCGCCCACCACACCAGCCCGTCCCCGGCCTACCCCAGCCTCGCCGACATCGTCACTCACCCCTGGGACACCTCCGGTGTTTCCCTGCCCGCCTTCCCCAAGCACGGTCCCATCGTCCTCATGTCCTCCGGGACCTCCGGCATCCCCAAAGGTGTCATCCGCCCCGAGCCTCGCCTGCCTCTCGTGTTGGCCGGCATTTTGAAAAAGATCCCCTGGCGCGCTGATATCCGCCTCCAGCTCCACGCCTCGATCTTCCACACCTGGGGCTGGGGCGCCCTCAACATCGCGTTAGCCGCCCGCGGCACAATAGTTACCCACCGGGTTTTCGACCCCGAACAGGTACTACGCGACATCGATACCCACCAACTCGAGGCCATGGTCACCTCCCCCGTCTTCCTCAAACAAATCCTCGAAGTCGACGACAACGACCGCTACGACACCTCTCACCTCGAATTCATCGTCTCCTCCGGCCACGCTCTCACCCCCCACCTCGTCGAGGAAACTATCGAGCGCTTCGGCCCCATCCTCTGCAACGTTTACGGCTCCACCGAGCTGACGTTGGCTTCCGTCGCCTCCGCCGAAGAAATCGCCGCCGACCCCACCACCTCCGGCGAAATCGCCACCGGCACAACGCTTAAAATCCTCGACGACCACGGCGACGAAGTCCCTACCGGCACCCCGGGCCGCATTTACCTTCGCAACTCCACCACCCTCGTCGGATACTCCAACCCCGACATCCCCATCGACCACGCACACGGCCTCGTCAGCATCGGTGACATCGGCTACCTCGACGACACCGGCCATCTCCGCGTCCTCGGCCGCGCCGACGACATGATCATTGTCGGTGGCGAAAACGTCTATCCCCGCTCCGTCGACAACATTCTCGACGCCCTCCCCGGCATCGCCGACGTCTACTCCGGCGGAGTCCCCGACGACGCCACCTTCCAACGCATCGCCGTCTGGGTCGTCCGCGACGACAACCCCGAGGGCACCGCCCTCACGGACGACGCCATCCGCGCCCACGTCCGCGACAACCTCGCCGAGCACTCCATCCCCCGCGACGTGCACTTCATGGATGAGCTCCCCCGGAACGAAACGGGCAAGGTTGTGCCGCGCCTGCTGCCCTGA
- a CDS encoding DUF2304 domain-containing protein, translated as MFSTLIQVLLLCATVALGFYFLTNRRKARAKAGVKIGFIVFIIAAVWAVLRPDDLTVIANWIGVDRGTDLLLYVLVIAFMFTTLSTWIRFREQELRYARLARAVALQNAVPPVAQDEA; from the coding sequence GTGTTCTCCACTCTCATCCAAGTCCTGCTTCTTTGCGCCACGGTGGCGTTGGGATTCTACTTCCTCACCAACCGCCGCAAGGCCCGCGCCAAGGCGGGGGTGAAGATCGGCTTCATCGTCTTCATCATCGCCGCGGTTTGGGCTGTCCTGCGCCCGGATGATCTCACCGTCATCGCCAATTGGATCGGCGTGGATCGCGGCACCGACCTGCTGCTGTACGTCCTGGTCATCGCATTCATGTTCACCACGTTGTCCACGTGGATCCGGTTCCGCGAGCAGGAACTGCGCTACGCCCGCCTCGCCCGCGCCGTGGCACTGCAAAATGCGGTGCCCCCCGTTGCGCAGGACGAGGCTTAA
- a CDS encoding GDSL-type esterase/lipase family protein, producing MPVRLVGTTARRFALLGAALILLAGVIFAPASHAQQRNLVVFGDSIIADTPTPEYLANRIGSLSSGSSDGSSVAECPTSANNYGIRAGYKLGLPAWDYSCAGTTSISNGPQFSRQVDRALATGALTPATARVIITTGFNDTYNNSGQSDEVIRARFVDAMAPQVQRIRSAAPNARIQIVGYSAITDGGNVCLVHVGANIHDRTPAPQVSRWENLAQGMQSDLARATGTQFVDMKPHTWGNSMCAPDGQRTWAGLVDFHAGSGNMPIHMTSAGHEKVANVIAAS from the coding sequence ATGCCCGTCCGACTCGTCGGCACTACCGCCCGCCGCTTTGCCCTCCTGGGGGCCGCTCTCATACTCCTCGCGGGCGTGATCTTCGCCCCGGCGTCTCACGCGCAGCAGCGCAACCTGGTGGTTTTCGGCGACTCGATCATCGCCGACACTCCGACGCCGGAGTACTTGGCCAACCGGATCGGTAGTCTCAGCTCCGGTTCTTCGGATGGCTCCAGCGTCGCGGAATGCCCGACCTCGGCCAACAACTACGGTATCCGCGCCGGGTACAAGCTCGGGCTTCCGGCCTGGGATTATTCCTGCGCCGGTACCACATCCATTTCGAATGGACCACAGTTCTCCCGCCAAGTGGATCGTGCGCTCGCCACCGGCGCGCTGACCCCGGCGACGGCCCGCGTGATCATTACCACGGGTTTCAACGACACCTACAACAACTCCGGTCAGTCGGACGAGGTCATCCGCGCCCGCTTTGTAGACGCCATGGCTCCGCAGGTCCAGCGCATTAGGTCGGCTGCCCCCAACGCCCGCATCCAGATCGTCGGCTACTCCGCGATTACCGACGGAGGGAACGTCTGCCTCGTCCACGTTGGTGCCAATATTCACGACCGCACCCCGGCCCCGCAGGTCTCCCGCTGGGAAAACCTCGCCCAAGGCATGCAGTCCGACCTGGCGCGCGCCACGGGCACCCAGTTCGTTGATATGAAGCCGCACACCTGGGGAAACAGCATGTGCGCCCCCGATGGTCAGCGCACCTGGGCCGGTCTTGTTGACTTCCATGCGGGCTCCGGCAACATGCCGATCCACATGACCTCCGCTGGCCACGAGAAGGTCGCCAACGTCATCGCGGCGTCCTAG